A window of the Candidatus Jettenia caeni genome harbors these coding sequences:
- a CDS encoding 50S ribosomal protein L9, which produces MELLLKKNVDKLGMIGDIVKVKEGYARNYLLPRGLATTVSPANVKQIEKEKIKMVLQLKEEGERLRGVLDTIAAASCIIPAKANEEGKLFGSVTSAQIAEALAKEGYPVDKEMVKLDSPIKVCGVYDVVVAVNMELQTKCKVTVVNEDAGQPENT; this is translated from the coding sequence ATGGAATTGTTGTTGAAGAAGAACGTAGATAAACTGGGCATGATTGGTGATATCGTAAAGGTAAAGGAAGGGTATGCAAGAAACTATTTATTGCCCAGAGGGTTAGCGACAACCGTTTCTCCGGCTAATGTAAAACAGATAGAGAAAGAAAAGATAAAGATGGTCTTGCAGTTGAAGGAAGAGGGTGAACGATTGCGGGGGGTACTCGATACAATTGCTGCTGCTTCTTGTATAATTCCTGCGAAGGCAAACGAAGAAGGCAAGCTTTTTGGTTCTGTTACCAGCGCTCAAATTGCAGAAGCATTGGCAAAAGAAGGCTATCCGGTAGATAAAGAAATGGTAAAATTAGATAGCCCGATAAAAGTTTGTGGTGTATATGATGTTGTAGTCGCCGTGAATATGGAATTACAAACAAAGTGTAAAGTAACGGTGGTAAACGAGGATGCCGGTCAGCCAGAGAACACTTAA
- a CDS encoding 50S ribosomal protein L25, which produces MEILELKAEKRTTKGKKVTKRLREERQIPAILYGHKLDNVMLCFEEGQFARILNTGARMVRLAFDDKKESVLIKDIQYDYISDRVIHVDFSRIDLDERIKLRIPIELFGESAGVKEGGVLTYVMKDVEVECLPIAIPEKIKVNISDLNLGKAIHVKELPVLEGIQYISDPDAVIVSVHQPAAEKVVPEEELLAEPEVITKKPKEGEETEAKSA; this is translated from the coding sequence ATGGAAATCTTAGAATTAAAGGCAGAAAAAAGAACAACAAAAGGGAAAAAGGTAACGAAAAGATTGCGAGAGGAAAGACAAATCCCGGCTATTTTATATGGTCATAAATTAGATAATGTCATGCTGTGTTTTGAAGAGGGTCAATTTGCCCGTATACTCAATACTGGAGCAAGAATGGTCCGTTTGGCGTTTGATGATAAAAAAGAATCCGTACTTATAAAGGATATTCAGTATGATTACATTTCAGATCGTGTAATCCATGTGGATTTCTCCCGGATTGATCTGGATGAAAGGATTAAACTGCGGATACCTATCGAACTCTTTGGTGAATCTGCCGGAGTAAAGGAAGGCGGTGTGCTGACTTATGTTATGAAGGATGTAGAAGTGGAATGTCTGCCAATTGCCATACCTGAAAAAATAAAAGTAAATATATCGGATTTAAATCTGGGAAAAGCAATTCATGTTAAAGAATTACCTGTGCTGGAGGGTATTCAATACATATCGGATCCCGATGCAGTGATTGTATCTGTGCATCAGCCTGCAGCGGAAAAAGTTGTGCCAGAGGAAGAACTCTTGGCTGAGCCTGAAGTTATTACCAAGAAGCCGAAAGAAGGGGAAGAGACAGAAGCGAAATCTGCATAA
- a CDS encoding single-stranded DNA-binding protein yields MASLNKVFLMGNLTRDPELRYTPAGLAVASFGIAINSAWTAKSGEKKEEVCYVDINIFGRRAEVVGEYFSKGNPIFIEGRLQYNQWETKDGQKRNTLRVVADNFQFIGGLTKRPEEGAGVSSKEGKQSGDVPEDVNLDINHEDIPF; encoded by the coding sequence ATGGCAAGTCTTAATAAGGTTTTTCTTATGGGGAATCTTACTCGAGACCCGGAGTTAAGATATACCCCGGCAGGATTAGCAGTCGCAAGTTTCGGGATTGCAATCAATAGCGCTTGGACAGCTAAAAGTGGAGAAAAGAAAGAGGAAGTGTGCTACGTTGACATTAATATTTTTGGGCGTAGAGCAGAGGTTGTTGGTGAATATTTTAGTAAGGGGAATCCGATTTTTATAGAAGGTCGTTTACAGTATAATCAATGGGAGACCAAAGATGGACAAAAAAGGAACACGCTTCGCGTTGTTGCAGACAACTTCCAATTCATTGGAGGTTTAACGAAACGTCCGGAAGAAGGGGCTGGAGTATCATCTAAAGAAGGTAAACAATCAGGCGATGTGCCGGAAGATGTTAATCTTGATATAAATCATGAGGATATACCGTTTTAA
- a CDS encoding peptidyl-tRNA hydrolase — protein MKIIVGLGNPGKKYVKTRHNLGFMVIDQLAPLFDMECNNKRFQSLFGKGVLEDEEIILLKPQTFMNLSGVAVKEAVNMYKCAFQDLMIIGDDLDMPLGKMRIRRCGGCGGHRGLESVAASLGSTNFPRLRVGIGRPPAGDPGNYVLSTFSGEEEAIVKESLDKACQALKIWIFEGIETCMNKFN, from the coding sequence ATGAAGATCATAGTTGGTCTGGGCAATCCCGGGAAAAAATATGTAAAAACAAGGCACAACTTGGGTTTTATGGTAATCGATCAACTTGCCCCGCTATTTGATATGGAATGTAATAACAAAAGATTTCAATCTCTTTTTGGTAAGGGGGTACTGGAAGATGAAGAGATTATACTATTAAAACCACAGACATTTATGAACTTAAGCGGAGTCGCCGTAAAGGAAGCTGTAAATATGTATAAATGCGCGTTTCAAGATCTTATGATTATCGGTGATGATTTGGATATGCCTTTGGGAAAAATGCGTATTAGGCGTTGTGGTGGTTGTGGAGGACACCGGGGTCTGGAATCTGTCGCGGCGAGCTTAGGGTCCACAAACTTTCCCCGTTTAAGGGTTGGAATAGGGAGGCCACCTGCGGGTGATCCGGGTAATTATGTCCTGTCCACCTTTTCCGGGGAAGAGGAAGCTATAGTAAAGGAATCTTTAGATAAAGCTTGTCAGGCCTTAAAAATCTGGATTTTTGAAGGGATTGAGACGTGTATGAATAAGTTTAATTAA
- a CDS encoding putative 30S ribosomal protein S6: MRMYEGLFLIDNTHASMEWDNVVKHIHDILQKNGAEILKTEKWGEKKLAYKIKGHKRGTYLLIHFNAKSGAITAIKRDFQLSDYIIRSLIVKDDKIEEVSQIGVIEPIPGRNTGVTPEIKDAELLEKTDMAINVTGEV, translated from the coding sequence TTGAGGATGTACGAAGGATTGTTTTTAATTGATAACACCCATGCCAGCATGGAATGGGATAACGTGGTAAAGCATATCCATGATATTCTGCAAAAAAATGGAGCGGAGATTCTGAAAACAGAAAAATGGGGTGAAAAAAAATTAGCATATAAGATCAAAGGACATAAACGCGGGACTTATCTGCTTATCCATTTTAACGCTAAAAGCGGAGCTATTACAGCTATAAAAAGGGATTTCCAGCTTTCTGATTATATCATCCGTTCTTTAATCGTAAAAGATGATAAAATTGAGGAGGTATCTCAGATCGGTGTAATTGAGCCAATACCCGGAAGAAACACGGGTGTAACTCCTGAAATAAAAGATGCAGAATTATTGGAAAAAACAGATATGGCAATCAATGTTACAGGCGAAGTATAG
- a CDS encoding replicative DNA helicase has product MAVESILERTLPQSIEAEMSVLGAMLLDNEVISIVIPILSKNSFYKTAHQELFQTIVELYDKGQTVDLVILREELKKRSLLEKVGGIEYIIGLEESVPTIGNVEYYANIVREKAIKRNLIEVAANIQKEAFHDTLDTDNLLDTSERAIFDITQKKFNTASTRLNEVLKLTFNRIENLHDRQNRLTGLSTGFYDLDDITCGLQASELIIVAARPSMGKTSLALNIIEHVGVVEKKPAVIFSLEMSAQQVAQNMLCSHAQVDAHKLRMGFLDDKQWSNLSFGLGSLSEAPIFIDDTPGLTVLEVRAKARRLKAQYDIQVVVVDYLQLMESPRAESRQQEISIISRGLKSLSRELSIPVIAVSQLNRSVEAREGHKPRMSDLRESGSIEQDADVIILLHRDSYYDPEKDNTAELIIAKQRNGPTGTVKLAFRSHIMRFESLASAGNK; this is encoded by the coding sequence ATGGCTGTTGAGTCCATACTTGAACGCACCCTACCTCAAAGCATCGAGGCCGAGATGAGTGTTCTGGGCGCGATGCTACTGGATAATGAGGTAATTAGTATCGTAATTCCCATTCTAAGCAAAAATAGCTTTTACAAAACGGCACATCAGGAATTATTTCAAACCATAGTAGAACTCTACGATAAAGGACAAACGGTTGATTTAGTTATTCTCAGAGAAGAACTGAAGAAGCGTTCATTATTAGAGAAGGTCGGCGGGATAGAATATATAATAGGACTGGAAGAGTCTGTCCCTACGATAGGAAATGTAGAATATTACGCAAATATAGTTCGCGAAAAAGCCATTAAAAGAAATTTAATTGAAGTGGCAGCAAATATTCAAAAGGAAGCCTTTCATGATACTTTAGACACTGATAATTTACTCGATACGTCAGAAAGAGCAATTTTTGATATTACCCAAAAAAAATTTAATACAGCTTCTACGAGACTGAACGAAGTTCTTAAATTAACCTTTAATCGTATTGAAAATTTACATGACAGGCAAAACAGATTAACGGGATTGTCTACAGGATTTTACGATTTAGATGACATTACGTGTGGATTACAAGCCTCTGAACTTATTATTGTTGCTGCAAGACCAAGTATGGGCAAGACGAGTCTTGCTCTCAATATTATTGAACATGTGGGAGTTGTCGAGAAAAAACCCGCTGTCATATTTTCTCTGGAAATGTCAGCACAACAGGTAGCCCAGAACATGCTGTGCTCCCATGCGCAGGTAGATGCACATAAACTACGTATGGGTTTCTTAGATGATAAACAATGGAGTAATCTTTCCTTTGGATTGGGGTCCTTGTCTGAAGCGCCAATATTTATCGATGATACTCCTGGCCTTACTGTTCTGGAAGTGCGTGCAAAGGCACGCAGGTTAAAGGCTCAATATGATATTCAAGTAGTAGTAGTAGATTACTTACAGTTGATGGAATCGCCACGGGCGGAAAGCCGACAACAAGAAATTTCCATTATATCCCGTGGCCTTAAATCACTCTCCAGGGAATTATCGATCCCGGTGATTGCTGTATCGCAGTTAAATAGGTCTGTGGAGGCAAGAGAAGGACATAAACCAAGGATGTCAGATTTGCGTGAATCAGGGTCAATTGAACAAGATGCAGATGTTATTATCCTTTTGCACAGGGATAGTTATTACGATCCGGAAAAGGACAACACCGCAGAGCTTATTATTGCCAAACAACGAAACGGGCCCACCGGAACAGTGAAGCTGGCGTTTCGTTCTCATATTATGCGTTTTGAGAGTTTGGCCTCTGCAGGTAACAAATGA
- a CDS encoding 30S ribosomal protein S18: protein MGIEELDYKDTQNLVKLTTNQGKLFSRKRSGNCAHHQHSVKLSVKRARFMALLPYVA, encoded by the coding sequence ATGGGGATTGAAGAGTTAGATTACAAGGACACTCAAAACCTGGTAAAACTTACCACAAATCAGGGAAAGCTTTTTTCAAGAAAACGTTCTGGAAATTGCGCTCATCATCAGCATTCAGTAAAGCTTTCTGTTAAAAGGGCAAGATTTATGGCGCTGCTTCCCTACGTAGCGTAA